From Candidatus Zixiibacteriota bacterium, a single genomic window includes:
- a CDS encoding ImmA/IrrE family metallo-endopeptidase, translating into MERIAAGQGIRVQTSPLPDQLSGLLYREKGAQHAIIGVNSLHATVRQRFTIAHELGHFLLHKDEVHVDRGYSMRFRSIRSATAEDRAEIEANQFAAELLMPEAFIRKAWKTHAFALDDEYSLSEMARRFQVSPQALTYRLTNLGLIG; encoded by the coding sequence GAACGCATTGCAGCGGGCCAGGGCATTCGTGTTCAAACGAGCCCGCTACCGGATCAGCTTTCCGGGTTACTGTACAGAGAAAAAGGTGCCCAACACGCGATAATCGGTGTCAATAGTCTTCATGCGACAGTGCGTCAGCGGTTCACCATTGCGCACGAATTGGGCCATTTTCTATTGCACAAGGACGAAGTCCATGTGGATCGCGGGTATAGCATGCGCTTTCGCAGTATTCGGTCCGCAACAGCGGAGGATCGAGCGGAAATTGAAGCAAATCAATTCGCGGCCGAACTACTGATGCCGGAGGCGTTTATTCGCAAAGCGTGGAAGACACATGCATTCGCTCTTGACGATGAGTATTCCCTTAGTGAAATGGCTCGGCGGTTTCAGGTAAGCCCGCAAGCACTTACGTATCGTCTGACAAATCTTGGGCTAATCGGATAG